The Cardinium endosymbiont cEper1 of Encarsia pergandiella nucleotide sequence ATACGACGAAATTTACAGCCATCAATGGCAAGAAAGTAGGTTAGATATCGTGCGGGATCTGGTACTTTATCCAATGCCAATATACCACTTGTTTGGGCCAATGCTTCTACCTGAAGAACGCCAGGCATAATAGGTGTACCAGGAAAATGGCCTTGAAAAAAGGGCTCATTAATGGTTACATTTTTAATCGCAATCACATGGTCGTCACCTAATTCCATAATCTTATCTACCAATTGAAAAGGATAACGATGGGGTAGCATTTTACTAATTTGTGCTACATTCAACCGGGGCGTAGCGTGTAGGTCACAAATGGGGGGGGCTTTGACGGACTGTCTCAACAAGTGATTTTTCAAAGCAGCCACAAAACGTATATTGGCCCCATGACCGGGCTGATGGGCAACGAGTTTCCCTTGCAAAGGCCTACCCAATAAGGCTACATCACCGATAAGGTCTAATAATTTATGACGCGCTGGTTCATTGATATAGCGTAAAGCAGATAGACTGGAGGGACTAGGGGTTACTAAATTTTCAACTTTTTTACCAGATAAGTGGGTAACTTGCTGTAACTGTTCTGTAGGGTCGGTATGATCAGAGAAAATAACCGCTTTGGTAGGATCTCCTCCCTGCAACAATCCCTTCTGATACAAGGCAACGATTTCATCCAAATAGATAAAAGTGCGGGCAGCGGCTATTTCTTGTTTAAAATGGGCTAACGTGAAGAGGGTTGCATATTGATGGCCGATGGGCCATCTATTGTAGGAAATGGTTGCATGCAAGCTATAATCTGTATCAGGATAAAGTGTATAATGGCTGCCTGTATCAGGGTCATCATAGACAAATTTTTCCTTGATGGTAAAAAACTTTTGTGATGCTTCTTGTGGTAACAGACCTGCTTCTAATAAAAGTTTTACAAAACCTAACGCACTACCATCTAAATCTGGTACTTCCGGCCCATCTAGTTGCATACAAATATTATCCACTTGCAATCCTGCTAGCGCGGCTAGCCAATGTTCTACCGTAGCCACTTGTACTTGATCTTTTTCAAGCATGGTCCCTCTTTCTGTTGCGACTACATGGGCTACGCAGGCTTCTATAATAGGTTGATTGGGGAGGTCAATCCGTTGAAATTGTATACCGGTATCAATTGGCATAGGGGTTAATATGCCCTTAATTTTTTTTCCCGTATGGAGGCCAATGGCTTCAAAGGAAATGATACGTTGAATGGTCTGTTGTAGCCGTTGCATCATAAATATTTTAAAAAATTGTATGGAAAATGCTTTGATCCATAAAAAAGTATCATCTACATGCGTTTGCTACTTTTTTGATGGTGCAAGTTTTTTAAACCTGGCATAACAAGCTAAGAATTTTTTATTTTCAAAAGCAGGTGTACCGGAAAGGTTAATATTTCCTTTTGGAAAAGAACGGGTAATACCGGCTCTACCAACTGCTGTAACATGATCACCCAACTGGAGGTGGCCCGCTACACCTGTTTGACCACCCAACTTACTATAATCCCCTACCCTAGTAGATCCAGCAATCCCCACTTGTGCCGCAATACCCGTATGTT carries:
- a CDS encoding bifunctional UDP-3-O-[3-hydroxymyristoyl] N-acetylglucosamine deacetylase/3-hydroxyacyl-ACP dehydratase, with protein sequence MMQRLQQTIQRIISFEAIGLHTGKKIKGILTPMPIDTGIQFQRIDLPNQPIIEACVAHVVATERGTMLEKDQVQVATVEHWLAALAGLQVDNICMQLDGPEVPDLDGSALGFVKLLLEAGLLPQEASQKFFTIKEKFVYDDPDTGSHYTLYPDTDYSLHATISYNRWPIGHQYATLFTLAHFKQEIAAARTFIYLDEIVALYQKGLLQGGDPTKAVIFSDHTDPTEQLQQVTHLSGKKVENLVTPSPSSLSALRYINEPARHKLLDLIGDVALLGRPLQGKLVAHQPGHGANIRFVAALKNHLLRQSVKAPPICDLHATPRLNVAQISKMLPHRYPFQLVDKIMELGDDHVIAIKNVTINEPFFQGHFPGTPIMPGVLQVEALAQTSGILALDKVPDPARYLTYFLAIDGCKFRRMVVPGDSLVLHCVLLTDIKFSTTQKHSVAIAKVKGRIFVGENLACEAVLLAQMVKQHEAI